The proteins below come from a single Eucalyptus grandis isolate ANBG69807.140 chromosome 3, ASM1654582v1, whole genome shotgun sequence genomic window:
- the LOC104440014 gene encoding cytosolic sulfotransferase 5 translates to MWHYFNKFRPEEKGQLPLLEGLDKFCGGISVYGPYWDHVLGYHKASSEMPEKVLFVKYEEMKADTSVQVRRLADFNGRPFNEEELRNGTVEGILRMCSFDNLSASEVNRSGKLPTGVENKRLFRKGEVGDWVNYMSAEMGERIDGVMEEKLHGSGLKF, encoded by the coding sequence ATGTGGCACTACTTCAACAAGTTCAGGCCCGAAGAGAAGGGCCAACTTCCACTCCTAGAGGGCCTCGACAAGTTCTGCGGAGGCATTAGCGTGTACGGGCCTTACTGGGACCATGTGCTGGGTTACCACAAGGCGAGCTCGGAGATGCCCGAGAAGGTTTTGTTTGTGAAGTATGAGGAGATGAAAGCGGACACGAGCGTTCAAGTGAGGAGGTTGGCCGATTTCAACGGGCGTCCATTCAACGAAGAAGAATTGAGAAACGGGACCGTGGAGGGAATACTGAGGATGTGTAGCTTTGACAATTTAAGTGCATCGGAGGTGAATAGGAGCGGCAAGTTGCCTACTGGAGTAGAGAACAAGAGGCTCTTCAGGAAAGGCGAGGTTGGAGATTGGGTGAATTACATGAGCGCTGAGATGGGAGAGAGAATTGACGGTGTCATGGAAGAAAAGTTGCATGGTTCTGGTTTGAAGTTTTAG
- the LOC104437404 gene encoding cytosolic sulfotransferase 5 codes for MALTTSFSGISLRPPRPLLPACSGRGAAAAAALRFPGSSKPLVRIRLKREHRGDAGRLAGSPPSRPLVVRPRATPNHSLQPTSSSTYATTTTTITTQRTAAAAATMQPSQPPPLNENYLRDDVKSQECEDLHSSLPSEEDWVPTSLPSEEDCVPSTLRLYQGFWFPSWVLNSVVACQNHFQAHPSDILLVTSPKCGTTWLKAILFALLNRAKYSDSNSQKRHPLLTQNPHDLVPFLEFRLYLQNKNPDLTAFASPRLLATHLPYSSLPRSVRDSNCKLVYLCRNPKDTFISMWHYFNKLRPEEKGQLPLPEGLDKFCRGVNWCGPYWDHVLGYHKASSEMPEKVLFVKYEEMKADPSVQVRRLADFMGRPFSEEELRNGTVEGILRMCSFDNLSALEVNRSGKLPSGLEKKWFFRKGEVGDWVNYMSAEMGEQIDGVMEEKLHGSGLKF; via the exons ATGGCTTTGACAACGTCCTTCTCCGGGATCAGCCTCCGCCCTCCCCGGCCGCTCCTGCCCGCCTGCTCCGGCcggggcgccgccgccgccgccgcgctccGCTTCCCCGGCAGCTCGAAGCCGCTCGTGAGGAtccggctcaagagggagcaccgCGGCGACGCCGGGAGGCTCGCGGGGAGCCCGCCGTCCAGGCCGCTCGTCGTGCGGCCGCGAGCC ACACCCAACCATTCACTCCAACcaacctcctcctccacctacgccaccactaccaccaccatcaccacgCAACGCACCGCGGCCGCGGCCGCCACCATGCAACCCTCTCAACCTCCTCCTCTCAATGAAAATTACTTGCGAGACGACGTCAAGTCGCAAGAATGCGAAGACTTGCACTCCTCTCTCCCTTCGGAAGAAGACTGGGTCCCCACCTCTCTCCCTTCGGAAGAGGACTGTGTCCCCTCCACTCTCCGCTTGTACCAGGGCTTCTGGTTCCCCTCTTGGGTCTTGAACAGCGTCGTCGCTTGCCAAAATCACTTCCAAGCTCACCCCTCCGACATCCTCCTCGTCACCAGCCCGAAATGTGGCACCACCTGGCTAAAGGCCATCCTCTTCGCTCTCTTGAACCGTGCCAAGTACTCTGACTCCAACTCACAAAAACGCCACCCTCTCCTAACCCAAAACCCCCACGACCTCGTGCCCTTCTTGGAGTTCAGGCTCTATCTCCAGAATAAAAATCCTGATCTCACTGCTTTTGCATCCCCGAGGCTCTTGGCCACCCACTTGCCTTATTCCTCTCTTCCACGGTCGGTGAGGGACTCCAATTGCAAGCTGGTTTACTTATGTAGGAACCCTAAAGACACTTTCATCTCGATGTGGCACTACTTCAACAAGTTGAGGCCCGAAGAGAAGGGCCAGCTTCCACTCCCGGAGGGCCTCGACAAGTTCTGCCGAGGTGTGAACTGGTGTGGGCCTTATTGGGACCATGTGCTGGGTTACCACAAGGCGAGCTCGGAGATGCCCGAGAAGGTTTTGTTTGTGAAGTATGAGGAGATGAAAGCGGACCCGAGCGTTCAAGTGAGGAGGTTGGCCGATTTCATGGGGCGTCCATTCAGCGAAGAAGAACTGAGAAACGGGACCGTGGagggaatattgaggatgtgTAGCTTTGACAATTTGAGTGCACTGGAGGTGAATAGGAGCGGCAAGTTGCCATCTGGACTAGAGAAGAAGTGGTTCTTCAGGAAAGGCGAGGTTGGAGATTGGGTGAATTACATGAGCGCTGAAATGGGAGAGCAAATTGACGGTGTCATGGAAGAAAAGTTGCATGGTTCTGGTTTGAAGTTTTAG